A stretch of DNA from Salvelinus sp. IW2-2015 linkage group LG20, ASM291031v2, whole genome shotgun sequence:
gcacagagagagcaagagagagagagaagagaagctaaGAGGCACTGTATTCCATAACATCGTGATTGATAGAATAATAGAATGTGGAGAACAAACAAGTATGGTTGAAGTGGAGGTAGAGTGTAGTTAGATATAGATAAAGGTAGGGCCTGAGAGTGTGGGAGGGAGTGGGACGACAGAGGAGGTTAAAGTGTGAAAAGTAAAGGGGCGTGGAGGTTTCACACAAGAAAGAGTTATAATCCACTCCCAGCCTTCTCCTTTTTCAGACACCACTAWCMTTCATGGWGACCACAACCAAAACTGAGACTGRAYAAGAAAGACAGKCAGATTGCTCAAGAAAATYTTATAAACAAGAAATATCTGGATYACATTTGGARATGTTAACTCAAGTCTTCACGAACCTYAAGCCACAACCAACTAGCAGCTGTGATCATTAACTAAATCCAGAAAGGAAAATAAATCAAAGAAAAGATCAGCTTTCTTCTTCACAACTCTGTCAGCCGTCATAAGTGAGGATTTCAGTTTGACTGGAGAGTAGACAGAGGCATACAGAGCTGTACTTTCCCAATCAAGATCAAGCCTGGACTAGTAAGCCAATTATTATCTGTGATATTTTTATGGTGTGTCATATACTATTGTTTCATTTCAGATACTGTGTGCTTTGTTAATCCACAAAAATGCTGTTATGTTGTTCCGTCTGTAATTCCCTTTGAGAATGAGTGTATGAGACCATATGGGAAAAGAGCTTAGCATCTCTCATTCATTGCTTTGCGTAATCAGGACTTTACAGACACTCCAAGTTATTTCCCTAAAATACTTCTCCTTTATGATAATTTGATGAGGAGAGCTCAAGAAAAGCCCCCAAATAGTGTTCTTTTGCCAAAGACTGAAGGGAGAGACTATTACAATGTAACTATTCTTCATTCATTGATAGGATCTTTGCTGTAAGAATACATATCAAATTACTGGAATTCACCAGGTCAAGTCTGAAACTGGGACAGGAAAAGGTTTTTCATGTTAACATTACAGCAGTACGATAATGTTGATGGTATCTAATGACATCTAACACACTTAAatgtgatatacactgagtataaaaaacatgaagaacatctgctctttccatgacatagactgaacaggtgaatccaggtgatcctttattgatgtcacttcaatcagtgtagatgaatgaaGGGGAGgacatgcaacaaaaaaaagccttgagacaattgagacatggattgtgtatgtgtgctattcagagggtgaattggcaagacaaacgattgaagtgcctttgaacagggtatggtagtaggtttgtgtcaagaactgctacgctgctgggtttttcacgctcaacagtttcccgtgtgtatcaagaatggtccaccatccaaaggacatccagccaacttgttggggtgcaactcaatataaggaaggtgttRgtaatgtttggtatactcagtggaCATASAGTCATAACATTTCCCTCTTGCTGTTTTCRTTCTCCATTACTAATGTTAGCACTCTGGCATATATTCACTTGCACACTGCACAGTGTAATCATTCCAGTTCTTCAGGCTCCTGTTTGATAGATAGCAACGCATACCTCATCCCATGGGGCATAACAGTGTTCTGTCTGTGGAAAGTACCCTGGCAGAGAATGAGCATCTCAAACCATTTTTGTTGGCATGTCAGTGAAAGACTATTACAAACAAACTAATTTACTTTCAGTAAACTAATATCCTACATCCTTTATGACAATGTCACAACTGCAAATAATACAGTACTATCAGACTTGAATAATTGTATTCCCTTGTTCTGCATTTGATCTATCCTCTGAACTCTCTGCTGTATCTCTTTTCTCCTCAGAAATGTCTGCCCAATCAGCAACAATGGAGGATATTCCACTGACTGCTGTCCCAGGGACAGGTGAAACGACAGATGCCCAAAATGACACCACCTGCCTTCAAGTGATCACCTGCTGTGGTCGTGACCATACTGTTCCCTCCTGTGCCAAGGACAGGGACTATAGGAGACTGGCCATTAGCAGCATCATCTGTGGACTCTCCTGCATTGGCATTTTAGCTTTGGTCAACTCAGTCAAGGTAAtttcaagcttttttttttaaacctgtttttgtaaacattctgtaatgtaataaaaggtGTTGCCCCTTTAGGAACCATCTTGGTTCTCAAAATGTGCACATCTACACTTAGAGTCTATATCTTAGATATGAGTCATATCAAAATATAATGTACTCTTCTATCCCTATGACAGGCTCGAGAGGCAAGGAAGACGACTCCAGAGAAGGCTAAACAATACTCCCAACGGGCAAYAACGTTTGGGATCATTTCTATTGTGGTGTGGGTGGCGATTCTGGTARTCAGCCCACTACTATTGGTACTGGTGTCATACATACTCACTCTGATAGACTGACCAATTCCCAGGAACCACCAAGGTGGATGTACTGTACCATAAGGATGGCTACAGGACAGRGGTCCAACTTCTTTAGTATTGATCTTGGACTGCCGTGACACTGTGATGTGGGAACAGATG
This window harbors:
- the LOC111980531 gene encoding uncharacterized protein, encoding MTKFVDKMCPQRTAAPPSQEMSAQSATMEDIPLTAVPGTGETTDAQNDTTCLQVITCCGRDHTVPSCAKDRDYRRLAISSIICGLSCIGILALVNSVKAREARKTTPEKAKQYSQRAXTFGIISIVVWVAILVXSPLLLVLVSYILTLID